A DNA window from Budorcas taxicolor isolate Tak-1 chromosome 14, Takin1.1, whole genome shotgun sequence contains the following coding sequences:
- the LY6H gene encoding lymphocyte antigen 6H yields the protein MLPAAMKGLGLVLLAALLCSAPAHGLWCQDCTLTTNSSHCTPKQCHPSDTVCATVWITDPSSSRKDHSVNKMCASSCDFVKRHFFSDYLMGFINSGILKVEVDCCEKDLCNGVAQAGRSPWALAGGLLLSLGPALLWAGP from the exons ATGTTGCCTGCAGCCATGAAGGGCCTCGGCCTGGTGCTGCTGGCGGCTCTGCTGTGCTCGGCCCCCG CTCATGGCCTGTGGTGCCAGGACTGCACGCTGACTACCAACTCCAGCCACTGCACCCCAAAGCAGTGCCATCCATCAGACACGGTGTGTGCCACTGTCTGGATCACAGATCCCAGCAGCA GCAGGAAGGATCATTCCGTGAACAAGATGTGTGCCTCGTCCTGTGATTTTGTGAAGCGGCACTTTTTCTCAGACTATCTGATGGGCTTCATTAACTCTGGGATCTTGAAGGTGGAAGTGGACTGCTGCGAGAAGGATTTGTGCAATGGGGTGGCACAGGCAGGGCGCAGCCCCTGGGCCCTGGCCGGGGGGCTCCTGCTCAGCCTGGGGCCCGCCCTCCTCTGGGCTGGACCCTGA